The Raphanus sativus cultivar WK10039 chromosome 2, ASM80110v3, whole genome shotgun sequence DNA segment ctgtctttttttttattacatgtgCAATTTTTTGTGTATTGTTATTTCTTGAGAGTTATCTAAAGGAATAATATAACCATGAATACAAATAATCTCGGAAACTAGGAGTAAGACCAATCTTCGTTTTGTTTGCTTCTCTATTGTTGTCTTCTCTTCAAGTATCCTGAAGTTATCTCTATTTATCGACTCACATGAGTAGCAAATATAATGGCTAAATCAAGAAGAGTCAGTAAGCCTAATTTATTGATGATCGATTCTTTTAGAGTGGTGTTATTCTTGGTCTTGGGCATTAGTACACTTCTACACTTCGCATTAATAGTTTGGTAGGAAttgatattttgatatatgaGTAATGTTTAAGTACTTGTTGGTTGTTGCTGTTGTTTTTTTAACAAGGGCTTTCTGTCAAAATTGCAAAGAAATGTTACAAGGTTATGACTTTTGATCGTAGAGAGATCAAGGAAATAATTCGAGTGAGATGCGAGATAAGTATACAGATGGCTTGATTCGTAGGATATCAAATCCTAAAATATAAGGAAGCAACCAGGAAACAATGACTCACTAAATAAAATCTCAAGTTGTTGGTTGATTTTAAAGTTGTTGTAAATGAGAAACATGTGCAGTTTACATGATCATGCGGAACAAAATCTGAAGATACAAAGTTTCCGCAATAGCAGGAATCATTTGAATCACTTCCGAGGAAGCAAATATAGAGAGGCCAGCTTAATTAGAATGGCTAGGTCCAGAgttctgtgacaaaaaaaaaggctaGGTCCAGAGTTCTTTCTAATGCTGAAACCAAATTGAGTATATCACTCCTTGATTCCTTCCATATTAATACGAGGtttaacaaaaagaaagcaTTTAAGAAAAAGAACGACAAACATATACAGTAATACAGAAATaacaaagaaaacattaaacaatttatttatgATTGAGCAAACATATACATAACGCATGTATTCAGTATTTACCTATTTCAGTTTATAACAAATACAAATTGACTCAATTTTGATAGACAAGTGGAACAAATTTATCAGATATAAATGATGCAACGACCACTGACACTATTACTGTTGAGCAAACCTTCACGGCTCATTAAAACGACAGTAGGAGAAATGTGATTCCCCACTAGCTAGGCTTTCCATTTTTAGTAACATTTTAAACCCTAGCGAGTGATGATGGTTTAAATGTAGctaatactgcataaatataGTTGGTATGATTAATACAGTTTATGCTACTAAATTTATGCAGCTTAATGGTTGACCAAGAtaaacttttaattatatataatatgaattaACCAGCAGTAGTTTGAATTAATATGGTATAAATATGTTCAAAAAAATTCTCGAAAACATACTAACAATCTGTTATGATATATCATGTAAAGGGTTAAACCCAGATCTATTAAAGACAAATACCTAATCTCCGGGTGGGAGATACAATCCACGGATAGACCTTCTACCGGGTAGTTAAATGGGCCGAAATGCAGTAGCTTATATCCGTGTTAGGTGACCAGAAAAATATGATTTAGTTTCGCATGGCAGATGAATCGAACTTAAAATGTAGTGACATCCTGATAcgtcctgagattggacaggatcactcaaacggacttatggatatgaactcgccaaaagggagaactgatgggatgaatggtgacacaaagggttgcggaaggcccaatgatagtaccagaggtgaactccgaagagaactgatggattaaacggtgacacaaagggttgcggaatgacccaatgatactaccagaggtgcttaattgtcgcctgatatgactcacaggtccgacaaggaagcaaactcgatctgttgccggatgtgacgcaccggtccaacgagaaagagagagttacttggagctaaccacaccaaaaacaagaaaaatgagataccctctcaaggttccaaaaataaccactcaaaacttattttatttcattgatcaaatgacctttatataataggcaaggcatacaaaaggtttagtcaaaacctagaaacttgtaagctaataaatattaaaacttgaccaaaaacaaagaccaaagaccaaagaccaaagaccaagactTTTGACCGAAAATGGGAATTTGTGGTCGCAAAACTCTTCGGTTGATCTCGTCTTTTTGCATGGTCGACGGGCTCTggattgccgtcagattgatatattatttgaccATACCTTCTCGTTTTTTGTTgggcctttctttctttgggctgaatcatgttcataaacatattttcataaatcgtcaagcctatctcgtttaaaactcaagcccaaaagccaaactttcttgatttgtttctgctgctgattcagggcacatcattccctcattctttaaaaagatttgtcctcaaatctgtctttctttagcttcagatagaatgatctcttggcttttcgtagaactctttttctttttttttagaaaagaagatgaaaggtagaagatggaGAAAAAAATGAACAGACAAGTACCGGTTgaatggctctgataccacttgatacgtcctgagattggacaggatcactcaaacggacttagggatatgaactcgccaaaagggagaactgatgggatgaatggtgacacaaagggttgcggaaggcccaatgatactaccagaggtgaactccgaagagaactgatggattgaacggtgacacaaagggttgcggaatgacccaatgatactaccagaggtgcttaattgtcgcctgatatgactcacaggtccgacaaggaagcaaactcgatctgttgccggatgtgacgcaccggtccaacgagaaagagagagttacttggagctaaccacaccaagaacaagaaaagtgagataccctctcaaggttccaaaaataaccactcaaaacttattttatttcattgatcaaatgacctttatataataggtaaggcatacaaaaggtttagtcaaaacctagaaacttgtaagctaataaatattaaaacttgaccaaagaacaaagaccaaagaccaaagaccaagactTTTGACCGAAAATGAGAATTTGTGGTCGCAAAACTCTTCGGTTGATTTCGTCTTTTTGCATGGTCGACGGGCTCTGGAttaccgtcagattgatatattatttgaccATACCTTCTCGTTTTTTATTgggcctttctttctttgggctgaagcatgttcataaacatattttcataaatcgtcaagcctatctcgtttaaaactcaagcccaaaagccaaactttcttgatttgtttctgctgTTGATTTAGGGCACATCACATCCTAAACCCTTCTATTTACCACTTGACCACAAGCTCCCGGTCATGATATATCATGTATCTTTCGCAGTTTTATAGCCGACTGACGTTCtccataaacaaacaaaacgtatcaacaaaagaaaagaatcagTCACTCATCAGAGATGTGAAAGATCAACTAATCGTAGAAGAACACTCAGAGAGTTATCCTCTTCGTATGAAtcaaaaattctaaacaaaagttCCAATCCAGTTTTTATCTAAGACTCGATCCAATctagaaaaatatatgtatatacgaCTAATGTGTTCCTTTATTTGTATTTAGTTTAGTAGTTTGGTACCACCTAAGATCCCACATGAGAGATAAAAAATCTTAACCAACGCCTGAATAATATAAATCACATCCACTAGACTATTATTTCAAAAGAAACTGATATACACGAAGAAGAAACTGTGTTCATTAGCACAGACCAAATGGTGATGTATATTAATAATCTCTACTTACAGGGTCTCTATTTGACTCAGCTAGTAGACATGCGGCGTTCGTACGCATATAATAAATCATTTGAACCAAGAATGGTTGGTTGAATATAAGTTACGGCAAAAGTAAAGGCAGATGAATTAAAGAGCCGTTAATGTAGAAGAAATGCAAAAGTACGATCGCTGTAAGGGCAAAGCCAACCACCAAAGATCAACGCATTATGGTCTCTTTAATTACAATTTACTCATTTATTCTATATAAAAGCTTCCATACGTTCTCCATATATATGTCACACAGACAATAAGTCTAAAGCCATCAAATCCATAAACtcttgttttaaatttgaagttcaTCAATGGCAAATCAAGCAGCTGTTGCAGCATTCTTCCTTTTCGTTTTGGCTGTCTTCTCCAACTTCGAGCTCTCAGCTTCAACCCTTGTCATTGGCAAGGTCTCTTGCCTTGACTGCCACAGCGATTTCGACTTCTCAGGTCTACTCTTTTTACTAGTTAACCACTTGGATTTCAATGCAtcttatttcatattttttgtagAGTTTTGCTTAAACGTTTTAGAAGGGTGAGTTAAATATTGTATAAGTTTCTTGGcacgttttttataaattcatattttcagcttagtttttttgtttctacCATAGAAAATGTAGTTTATATAtgagtaatttatttttcaggCGTTAAGTTTCTCCTTAAGTGCGACGGAGAGAAGAAACCAATAACCGCAATGGCAGCTTCTGACGGAACTTTCCGGTCAGTGCTTCCAACTACTGACAAAAAACACTCCATGAACTGTCTTGCAAAGATCTTGGGAGGTCCTGAACAACTTTATGCTCACAAACACAACATGGTCTCTGAACTAGTTAAGTCCAAACACGACACCAAGGTTCTTATTACCTCAAACCCACTTTCCTTCTCTCTTTCATGCCCCAAACCAACGGGAGATAATGTCGGAAATATGATCGGAGATTCGAAGACTGTTAACTTTCCGGGGACAGGAGGTTTTGGATTCCCACCTGCTAGCTTCTTTCCTTTCTTACCAATCATTGGCATCCCATGATTTAATTAAATGTGATTGATAAGACTTGAAAAcgtatttattcatatatttaaatttgttgTTATGTGAATCTAAGAGAGCCAAGACAATAATACGGCAAGTTAtaaagttttttgttttgttttgtgagATATTAACTAAGATAAGTTTATGTGATAAAAAATGTTGTTTATTGGCTTCTTGAAATTTTAGTCCGTTGCTTTGTATCAATTTATTGGCTTCTTGAAATTTTAGTCCGTTGCTTTGTATCAAGTTTGTGATAATAATAAGATTGGATTAGTCCAACAAAGTTGTAATTACGACTGAAATGTCATCTTTGTATGTAATTTAACGTAGGCTTAATCTACAAATTTGCAACAAACACAGAATAAGAGATCAAGCTGATGTTTTTtgatgaaaaacaaaaatgatataccaaagtaaaataaaatttaatatggtCGCAACCTAGTCAATGAATCGAGGTAATAATCATGTTTGGTTGATATTGAAGAATGTCATGACAAGAAGACCGTTTAATTTGTCACATTCACCCAAGACTAACCTTTAAATGATGTGTCGTCacgaaataattaaaatagagaaaatcCCACTAataataacagaaacaaaactGTCTTTCAACAAAATCTTGATCCTACAAAGTAAAGATTCAGGAACTaatccaagaagaagaaggctcaTGACTGAAAAGAAAATCAACTTTTCTATCCGTCTGCTGACGACACCTTCAGAGAATAAGAACATCTTAGAAAACACGGTTTGGTGGACCCATTGTGCTCTTCAAGTACAAGCACCTCACCTGCGAATAAATATCAAGTAACAGCTCGGGTTAGAGGAGTCTGATACATAAACGAGAGAGAAAGATCAAGGAAAAAGGATTTTACTGACGTTTTGCCAGTTCTTCTTCAAGAGCGAAACAAGGAAGTTGACGCTCATCTGAACGTTCTGAAAGATCTGCTTCTCTTCCATGCCGAGATTCCCAACAGCGACACCCATGCACAGAACCTTCTTCAGCTGGAACTTAACTGTTGCCTTTGTCTCATTCACCTTGGCTTCCAAAGACTCTTGGTGGCTAACAAGAGTTGGGAACTTTCCTGTATGATCGTTGTTCAAAAGCGTCAAATCATATAGTAAACACAACAGGACACCGAATGATAAAACCACTAATGGATGATAGGAGAGCACATGCCTGCCTTGTTGAGACCAGGACCAAGAAGACGAGGAATCTGCTTAATGACAGATTCAGAAGCAAGGAAAGCATGGAACTTCTTGGCGAGCTTCTTAACaagtttcttgttcttgttcaaCTTCTTAAGAGCTTCAACATCCATAGAGTCTAACCCAATCTTCTCAGCCTAAGTAAGTAACCCAAAGTTAACTCTCATGTCTTTAATACTTGATCAAGGTCTTTAAAGAGAGTTAAGTTACCTCTTCAACGTGCTGAGCGTCACCGAGCATGCAAATCTTCATCTTGGGCCTCGGAATGTGAGGCAACTTAACGGATCCGCTAAACCGCTTGTCCTTTTGTGGGTCATAGTTCTTAAGACCAATCTGGAGTTCGATGGTCTCAGTGAACTTGCGTGGCTTTGTCTCCTTGCAATGAGTGATGATGGAGGATATCGCCTCTCTCACGGCTTCACTCTGGAGCTTACTGCCCACCAATTAAAAATTCGAACTTTCAATAATATTACCCATAAAGACAGAGACTTTACATACAAATCAATAAACCCTAACAACTCTGTTTCTTCATCAACCAAAGTGATGACTTTCACTCAAAAAGGCCAATACTTTTCACCTACGCAATCTACAATTATACTGATTTGATCACAACTTTATTAGGGTTTACTAGTAACAACACAAATCATTTGATTCCAGAGACAGATGGATCATTAGACAAACCTCATTTTGGCAGTTTCTCAGATACTATTCCCCCTGAAACAAAAATTACGTGAGTGTTGGATTACAAGAAGGGTTTTCGAGAAACGttttgatgaagaagaagaagattaccTGTGGAAGATCGGGAACAGAGAAAAAAACGGCAAGAGTAAGGTTTGTGTAACTTATATGATATGAGCAAGAAAGAAGGGGAACGTAACCCTAAGCCCATTTTGCCTAAACCAATTAAAAGCCCAATAGGATATTTCAGGCCCAAAAGTAAGTGTTCAGCAAGTGGTAGTTGCTGGCTATTATTCCCTCCCAAGCCAAGCCcattatacaaaacaaattctATCAGTTTCTTCTTGTCTCAAACTTTGAACTATGCAAAGCTTCAAACGTCGAGTTATAATTACGCTAAGCTTTTTTTTCAGGCAAATGTGATTCAGAAGGGAGCTATATATATCAAAGAAttacttttgaaattgaaataCATTATAGTTCGATATATGTTAGGCTTCCTTGAAGATACAAACTACAAATATACAACTTACTTGTGACCAATTCCTCTGTCAAAGATTTGTCCTCCTTTATCCAAACATAAAAGAGAGATCATCCATCGGAACCTAATCAAGCCCTGCTGTATCTGTATCCTGTAGACCCTCAACCAGTTTCTTATATCTGCTTGCTCATTTATTTCTTCTAAATCATGGAATGCTAATCTTTCAATGTCATCGTCTATCAATGCTTCTCTCCTctttataataacaaaaacagacagttgctcaaaaaaaaaaaaataacaaaaacagattgttctaattgttttcttttaaaaaaatttggtaaaaatatcagtatgtatctattttaaaagaattaatctGGAAGAGTGAAGGGAGAGAGAAATATGTCTGAATATTGAAATTAAGTTCTTCatgaatagaataaataaaCCTTGAAGAATTCATATCATATTTTGTATCACCAATTGGAGTCTTGGGTTCAgttcgttttattttttaacatgtTTATTTACTGTGGGTGTTAAAATTCATAccattttggttataaaattatattttgaatgaGTTAATTTGGCTTACTAGATGGatttagtaaattatatttcaacaagattttgtttggtttaaatGAGACCTTCAAAACTAGTGAACAACAACGTTAAGACATCTTTGTATAGATAGATGATCATCACTCGACAAGAAGCGCCTTTATAATGTCTTCACATTTCTGCTCCTCGGCGTGTAGAAGATGCCCATAGCCTGAGAGTTCGTGGTACTTTATCCATGGAACCTTCTTTGATATATATTGGTTAACTTCCCGCGGAATAATCTTGTCTTCGGTCCCTTGCCACATGTGGACTGATCCTACACCCTCCGCGAATGGATTTTCTAGTTCAGTCGGGTCGAACTCCCATGTCGCAAATCCAGCTATCATGTCCCGGTGAAGACATTCATGGTCTCCTTGTTGCCTGACTTTTCCCTGGGGTTATAATAGatcatcaaataaaatatagggTGAAACTGTAAGAACTTTAAATAAAAGACACTGCAAATGAAGGCAATGGATCCAAACTTAATTTCCAGCTTCTTCCGTTGACTTTAGGcatcttttgtttttatccCCTTTAACTTTCCATGCAGGAAAGTCCATTGTGTCAGTTATCAAATATACAATATGGCTTGCTtactctttttgttttaattatattgaaaCTTTGCACAGACAACCCATTTTCAATTAGCTCTCTCATTTTCATAAAAATGCAAAAGAGGTTTTAACTTTTTACCATGCGAGGACTATGATTCTCCAATTTCTTTTTTAGGATGACCAAATCTCTGTCGCTGCATAACACACTTCTCTCAGATATCACACTCGAAGAGGTAAACAACTTTTGGGTCAACCACCAATACAAGAGCCAAGGAAAATAATGAGCAACTCTATAGGTCCACTGGTCTTTTTCTGGCATTAGCTTGAGCGCTTTACTCAGTATGTCTTGGGGCACTTTAGTCCACCAATAGCTCACAAACGGAACCACTAAAACTGCTCCAGCTAgtctataaattaccaaaatgaaatgaaatatatatgagatagaaaagaaaaaaaaaacagtaaattCCAGTTTTTACCGGTGGGGAATGTATTTGAGGCAGCTATAAACCGAGTAAGCACCGAGTGATACCCCGAGAACGTAGAACTTTGGTCCGATCTTGAGTTTATCTGCGAGTTCTTGAATATCGTATGCTTCGCTTTTGACTGTGCGTGAAGGGTGTGGATCACTTTCTCCATATCCTGCTCTATCGAAAAACAGAAAGTATATCCCTTGCTCTTTAATAAGATCCTGccaaagaaaacacaaagaaaacatataattttaaatgcaAGGTAACGATTGCGTTTGAGTTCAAATGTAACACACGTGAAAAGTCACTTTGTAGgagaataatttattttttcagtttCTCATAGATATCTTTGTAGACTAAAGGCatatatacatttaattttcttttacttttgtCTTAGAAGTCCCAATTAGAAAAACactttatagttttaaaataaatggatctagctttaaataccaaaaagtGGAATCAGTTGAAAAAGTATCATAACAAGTGTTCATGTCTCATGACATGTAAAGATAAAACTAAATGCTGCTAGATTATAGTTATTAAATTGTGAAAATGGTATGTGTGACATGCAAGAGAATCAATCATAGAAAGTGCAGAGAGCAGTGCATGAGTTATATACAGTATCAGGGAGTACCTTAGAGATGGGAAATTCCATGTCTTTGGAGTCGTTGAACCCATGAGCGACGATGATCTTGTAGTTAGCACTGGCTCTATCAACGCCAGATTCTCTATAAGCAAGATATCTTCCATCACTGAGCTTGATTCTCGGAGAAGTAACCGGAGGACCGTGAGGAACCCCGCAGATTCGCGGTGGTGGAGGCTTCAATGATCGGTAAAAGTAGCAAACAAGGCAGACAAGGATCGCAATGTTCATTAAAAGTATCATTACTGCTATATACACCTGAAATAAAAGGAATCTTGAGTTAACATAATTGCATAAATTTTAAgattctaaatcataaactgcACCCCCTCTCTCGAGAAGGATAGGAAGAAAAGATGAATAAagaaaatgttaagaaaaaaaagttctGATCGAATCATAATAACATCAAAAATTAGGTGTTCAATGTTTTCCTTAGGTATTAAATGTTTAACTTGATTAGAACTGAAAATAATAACTAGAAATatgaggagaaagagagagaaacctTGAGGAAAGATGCTTCTAGAGTTTAGAATTGGTTTTAGGTGAAACTAAACATctcatatatttatagttggGATACCCATTGATGAAAATATTCAGAGTCcactcttattttttttttttctgaaattatgACTTTATTGTGTGATTGAGTTACTTTTGGAGTAAatgagaaaaaatgaaaatctgagaaatgataaaagatattttcaattaacatttctatatttttttctaaaatagagacTTATATTATAGAAGTGTATTTGTTCCAATATATGTCAAaagagttttttattttaaaagaaaatatagaggaattatattttctacctctatatttagagttgaaaataacaattttttgtttttttttataaaaagatgaACTCCATTATAAAAGTATACATTGAAATAAATCTACCtctaaaatttagtttttctagtttaagaaaaaaatatagagataaaaaTAAGAGACGAGTGAAAATGGTCTAagacgaaaaaataaaataaaagaacaataaagaaataaaattgatttcATAGATTTGAGCGTAATAATGAATGTAAGTTTTCTCTTTACTTAAATAATAACCAgagcaaatataaaataatgcaatataatcattttatagATTGTGATAATCATAAATATATGGTGTTAATAATCAGATTATAGCACATTTATATTTCAGATCAAGTAACTATAAATAGAGAACTTagcaaaataaattttaactatgTGGATGCCCGCAATTTtgctattttaaatgttttgtaaaaaaatttatattataatttgtcaaattataatatatttttatcatcaaaaattgaatatatgttttctgttaaataatgtttttgaaaaaagaatatgactattataaatatatgttgatattttgtattaaaatttgtaaaattagttatatataatatttataatccaGTTTCTAATAAAATTGCTTAAGTTTTGAagatatatagttttgaaatttttttattttaaaataatttatagctaaatatttatgtctttaataagattaaaagttaaaacaatataattgttaCACATTCTCTACATATTCATACCCAATTACATAGAATATAAAACTACTATATCAATTCTATAAATTACTTCtgcaatatattatataatttttaagtattttagcaaaaaaatattatatagtttataaataattgataactaaaaatgattttatgagtgttatatatattttttatataaatcacatatttaattaccataaattattttaagCAATATATTCATATCATTTGGATATTGATACAAATTGATTCTAGAACTGATTTTCTtactcataaaataaataaaatagaaaattcattaacaaatataattataataatttttcttaaactcATAGAcaccaaagaaaaataaactaagtgagttctcatttaatatattgaaatttcaaaattgattttataaattaatatataagcttGTGTAAATGACTTACAACctcttataataatttttaaaaaaatataagccaggataaataatttataaaaatgatttataaaacatGTATGAACTATAATAGacattaatagttattataatactttatatacaaatataaggctttatatatgaatataaaagcattatttaaattttaataaattttttattattattttatctagtttataaatatataaaaaaattgatcacattattattctttatataGTTTCAGTAGTTAGCTACCATAAACAATAATTATTTGTAATGTTATGTAGTTTATTTGGCAAGTAATATTAATTGGTTGTGGActtacattttctttttagatctatttaaaataaataaaaattaaaaatcttggaccaatcaaattataacaatttttaagAGTTCATCTAAGATCAACacataaacaaaaatcaattaagtgatttctcaattaatatatagtgggATAACAATAAGATATTGTAACACtttttccgaaaagataaaatCAGTAAGATATTCTCAACTACTTAAACGTCGCCACTTTTTAGCTACACAATTTAGTATTTTTGAAGAAAGAAACTCATGCTTTAGtaaatatgaaacaaaatactccacacgtttcaaattatataatgttatagaaaatttaagttatttttaaatataagatgttttgagGTTTTAGGAAATTGCACctaataatatagaaaaatcaaaaattgaCTAAGTAACCAAAAGCAtattctctttcctttttttgtccTATCTCTTTCTACCATCTCtctataattaattttgtttttttggttatttaacaaatactagattctgatccaCCTTTTAAAGGGaggatgtattttttattttttattttttagaaatttagttttcatatttgtattttaatcatatttttgtttttatttgtaatcatatttgtgtaaactatttttttaaatgattagtaattttttttaataattgtattaaaatatttggactaaatgtatatatatcaataggttatgttcataatttaatagaatagaaatATTGAATTATATATAACCAGTTTTTCGATAATATCTTGACTAACAACATCTCCATTCAcactctatatttttttttaaattattttttaacattccatattttacactatttatagagtaaataaagtgggaaaaataaaaacattactctctttttttgttcactactcTGTTTTCCACtctgtttataaaataaactagatcttgacccgcacgcccgtgcgggtgtattttcaaaattatgttgctatttatttttatattattaaggctgaataaaaatttaaatctgaaGAACTAAACTGATTCCGATCCGAAAGAGTAGTACCAAACTCGAACcaaaatgattaaatatataattgttcaaaattttgatgttttagagaatCGAAACCGGATCCGATCCGAAGtgaagtatttcagataccaaaatgtatccgaaaaaaagatttatatactatatatattagatttaatgtatataaaaatatccagaatatatatgatacttttaagttggtttaaatgcttaatatatataaaaatattcaaaaataaatatctaaaatagttagtaTACTCATAACACCAAAAATACCAAATAAGTATTGATTCtcgatccaaatatttaaatcaaaccaatttatatgttaagtttaggtattcagacatatgttattcaaatttatatgtaatatattatttatttatagattttgagaaatttaaagtatatataatgaattttaaaattttaaaattaatttaaatagattatatgaacccaaaccgaacccacaAAGTTTCGAATagaattcaaactgaaatttagaaatatctgaatgggctcaaatctttgatcccggaaacccgaaacccaaatagATCCGAACCAAATCCGAATGGATACCCTAACGCCCACCTCTAGtcactattatttatgaagtcactattatatatcataaatagtcatataattaatagtattttatatatactatcatataaatacttacatatattatatttttaaaatttaatgtgaaatataaaaaccataacttAAGTCGGTACATTAAATTggggtttttattatttttttgatatatattgaaaacattttttaattatggttattgtaaaatattttagtaaaaataaa contains these protein-coding regions:
- the LOC108840134 gene encoding uncharacterized protein LOC108840134, with the protein product MANQAAVAAFFLFVLAVFSNFELSASTLVIGKVSCLDCHSDFDFSGVKFLLKCDGEKKPITAMAASDGTFRSVLPTTDKKHSMNCLAKILGGPEQLYAHKHNMVSELVKSKHDTKVLITSNPLSFSLSCPKPTGDNVGNMIGDSKTVNFPGTGGFGFPPASFFPFLPIIGIP
- the LOC108823919 gene encoding 60S ribosomal protein L10a-3; this encodes MSKLQSEAVREAISSIITHCKETKPRKFTETIELQIGLKNYDPQKDKRFSGSVKLPHIPRPKMKICMLGDAQHVEEAEKIGLDSMDVEALKKLNKNKKLVKKLAKKFHAFLASESVIKQIPRLLGPGLNKAGKFPTLVSHQESLEAKVNETKATVKFQLKKVLCMGVAVGNLGMEEKQIFQNVQMSVNFLVSLLKKNWQNVRCLYLKSTMGPPNRVF
- the LOC108841171 gene encoding uncharacterized protein LOC108841171, which gives rise to MILLMNIAILVCLVCYFYRSLKPPPPRICGVPHGPPVTSPRIKLSDGRYLAYRESGVDRASANYKIIVAHGFNDSKDMEFPISKDLIKEQGIYFLFFDRAGYGESDPHPSRTVKSEAYDIQELADKLKIGPKFYVLGVSLGAYSVYSCLKYIPHRLAGAVLVVPFVSYWWTKVPQDILSKALKLMPEKDQWTYRVAHYFPWLLYWWLTQKLFTSSSVISERSVLCSDRDLVILKKKLENHSPRMGKVRQQGDHECLHRDMIAGFATWEFDPTELENPFAEGVGSVHMWQGTEDKIIPREVNQYISKKVPWIKYHELSGYGHLLHAEEQKCEDIIKALLVE